The Acetonema longum DSM 6540 genome includes a region encoding these proteins:
- a CDS encoding LysR family transcriptional regulator, whose translation MELRQLEYFQMVCQLNSISKAAEQLHIAQPSVTIAIQKLEEELGIQLFDRSQRQIALTVAGHVFSERVNEILNRVGDSVSEMKDLRLLQQGLITIGLPPMIGLSLFPTIFAQFQKQYPQFKITAIEGGSVTIQNLVEQGKIDIGFLTKTDIPPFLDTIPITKGQLNVCLHPGHPLSQLASIPFTQLQDQPFILLKKNSFHRQIILNECKKYQFTPRIVFSSSQVETIISLVELEVGISFLFDVIARRHSTIHSLPLTNPIHYQITLTWNRNRYLSNASKVFIDFMTSVYSRT comes from the coding sequence GTGGAATTGCGACAATTAGAATATTTTCAGATGGTCTGCCAACTAAACAGCATTTCAAAAGCAGCGGAACAGCTTCACATCGCTCAGCCTTCCGTTACCATTGCCATCCAAAAATTAGAGGAAGAACTCGGCATACAGCTCTTTGACCGCAGCCAGCGGCAAATTGCCCTGACTGTCGCCGGGCATGTCTTTTCAGAGCGCGTCAACGAGATTTTAAACCGCGTCGGCGACTCAGTCAGCGAAATGAAAGATTTGCGCCTGCTGCAACAAGGCTTAATTACCATCGGTCTCCCGCCCATGATCGGACTTTCCCTGTTTCCCACCATCTTCGCCCAATTCCAGAAGCAATATCCCCAATTCAAGATCACCGCCATTGAAGGCGGATCAGTAACGATTCAAAACCTGGTCGAGCAAGGTAAAATTGATATTGGATTTCTCACCAAAACGGATATACCGCCTTTTTTAGATACCATCCCGATTACCAAAGGACAACTTAATGTTTGCCTGCATCCCGGGCACCCCTTGAGCCAGCTGGCCAGCATCCCGTTTACTCAATTGCAGGATCAGCCGTTTATTTTACTGAAAAAGAATTCCTTTCACCGTCAGATCATCCTGAATGAATGCAAGAAATATCAGTTTACGCCCCGTATTGTCTTTTCATCAAGTCAGGTCGAGACGATTATCAGCCTGGTGGAACTGGAGGTCGGCATATCCTTTCTCTTTGACGTCATCGCCCGGAGGCATTCGACGATCCATAGCCTCCCGTTGACTAATCCGATTCATTATCAGATCACACTGACCTGGAATCGCAATCGCTACCTTTCCAATGCTTCGAAGGTATTTATCGATTTTATGACCAGCGTATATTCCCGGACATAA